A stretch of the Sulfurimonas sp. HSL-1656 genome encodes the following:
- a CDS encoding carbon-nitrogen hydrolase family protein encodes MTTSKPRPLCTLTFGTQGRPYDENLATLLSLIDDTPENAIVLAPEVCLTNFDYDTFDRAADFAIVADEKLREKSRSRTLIITMIVRREEGVFNVARVYHGGALLHEQAKAKLFTIGEEEQWFAAGPSEAIVPFEVDGIRIGILICFELRFTALWEQLRGAEIICVPAQWGRLRAAHYDILGRALAVANECYVLQSDTSNDDTTGQSGIITPFGECARNGGDALLVQPYEPAEVKKMRRYLDTGIR; translated from the coding sequence TTGACGACTTCTAAGCCGCGTCCCCTCTGCACCCTGACTTTCGGGACGCAGGGACGCCCCTACGATGAAAACCTTGCCACGCTACTCTCCCTGATCGACGACACGCCCGAGAACGCCATCGTACTGGCTCCGGAGGTCTGTCTGACCAATTTCGATTACGATACCTTCGACAGGGCCGCCGACTTCGCGATCGTCGCGGATGAAAAGCTGCGCGAAAAGAGCCGGAGCCGGACGCTGATCATTACGATGATCGTGCGGCGGGAAGAGGGTGTTTTCAACGTCGCCCGGGTCTACCACGGCGGCGCGCTGCTGCATGAGCAGGCGAAAGCGAAACTCTTTACCATCGGCGAGGAGGAGCAGTGGTTCGCTGCCGGCCCTTCGGAGGCAATCGTGCCTTTCGAGGTGGACGGCATCCGCATCGGCATACTGATCTGCTTCGAACTGCGCTTCACGGCGCTCTGGGAGCAGCTGCGCGGCGCGGAGATCATCTGCGTACCGGCCCAGTGGGGGCGGCTGCGCGCCGCGCACTACGACATCCTCGGCCGGGCGCTGGCCGTCGCTAACGAGTGCTACGTGCTGCAAAGCGACACTTCCAACGACGACACGACGGGCCAGAGCGGCATCATCACCCCTTTCGGCGAATGCGCGCGCAACGGCGGCGATGCCCTCCTGGTACAGCCCTATGAGCCTGCCGAGGTGAAAAAGATGCGCCGCTATCTTGATACGGGAATACGATGA